From the genome of Vicia villosa cultivar HV-30 ecotype Madison, WI linkage group LG2, Vvil1.0, whole genome shotgun sequence, one region includes:
- the LOC131649809 gene encoding uncharacterized protein LOC131649809 — MDIFKRLQISVPFSEALEKMPMYATFIEDVITKNRRFENQEIVTVNSCCSAIIQRTLPKKESDPRKVTLSVTIGSVYVGKGLIDLGSSINLVPLSLVKRLGNLELKFTRMTLQLADKSTTHPIGIAEDLLVKVDKFFFPVDFVVIDMEEDFDTPLILGRPFMKTARMMIDIDDGLIKVRVLDEEVCFNLFEAMKHKNDTSDCFRVDATDEVIMQVKKQSHASTPLERALTNALQILNED; from the coding sequence ATGGATATTTTTAAAAGATTGCAAATAAGTGTTCCATTTTCCGAAGCCTTGGAGAAAATGCCAATGTATGCTACATTTATCGAAGATGTTATCACAAAGAATAGGAGATTTGAAAATCAAGAGATTGTAACTGTGAACTCGTGTTGTAGTGCAATAATTCAAAGAACTCTACCAAAGAAAGAAAGCGATCCGAGAAAAGTTACTCTATCGGTGACCATTGGAAGTGTCTATGTCGGTAAAGGGTTAATTGATttgggttctagcattaatttggtACCATTATCTCTTGTGAAAAGATTGGGAAATCTAGAGTTGAAATTTACAAGGATGACTTTGCAATTGGCCGACAAGTCCACCACTCATCCTATAGGGATTGCGGAAGATTTGTTAGTTAAAGTTGATAAGTTCTTTTTTCCGGTCGATTTTGTGGTGATTGATATGGAGGAAGATTTTGACACACCTCTAATACTTGGAAGACCTTTCATGAAGACCGCTCGGATGATGATCGATATCGATGACGGTCTAATAAAAGTGAGAGTTTTGGATGAAGAAGTGTGTTTTAATCTCTTTGAAGCAATGAAGCATAAAAATGATACAAGTGATTGCTTTCGAGTGGATGCGACCGATGAAGTAATTATGCAAGTGAAGAAACAAAGTCATGCATCTACTCCTCTAGAGAGAGCTCTCACAAATGCTCTTCAAATTCTAAATGAAGATTAA